In Candidatus Jidaibacter acanthamoeba, the genomic window TAATTAACATTTTTGTGTTAATCTTAACCCATGAGGCTTTAATTTCGAAAGATTATAAGCTTGGGTTCTTGGAGCAGTTTTACTTAATCGGAGCAGAATTTGCGCTAATTATACTCGCAAAATATTTGGCTCAACTTGCACTTTATGTTTTAATCTCCGCATGTTTGATTCCGCTGGTTTTATTTTTAACCGGGGTGGCGGTTGAATATTGGCATATAGCGCTGCTATCACAAGTGCTGTTAAGCGCGGTCGTATTGCTTTTTTTATTGTTATCGAGTGCTATGCTGCTCGGGAGTAAAGCTAATGCATTGCTTTCCGTTATTGTACTGGTTTTCACCTTCCCGGGCTTAATATTTGCGACACTCGGGATAAATAACCACGGTTACTTATGGCTATTGGGTGCACTCGTTTTGTTTTTTATGCCGATAATTATTGTTGTTTCAAAGTACTTGGTGTTAATCGCGCTTGAGGATAAGGGGTAGGGTTAAGCGGTTAAATGTTCTTTGTATTAACCTAATATTAATTATATTTTGTTATTATAATGTAAAGATAATAAATATGGCATACATATGAAAAATGATAATAAAGAAATGAAAGGACGAATTAAATCACCGTTTAAAGAAATAAAACCTATACCGCCAAAGAGTATTACTCCGCAAGAAGAGCTATTAACTTTTGATCCGGGATATGTAGATAATATCAAAATTTTACGTAACGGAGCCAATGAAGATAAAATAGATTTTAAGGAAGTTTATTGGGCAGTTCGCGGTATGTTAGAGCATGCTGTACATGAATTTAATAATAAAAAAGGTTTTATTCAAATTGATTTTGCTGAGGTTGGTGGAAAGTTAGGCAAGTCAAGAAGTAATGATGCAAATAGATATAGATATGCATATAATTATATGAGAAATAATGATTTATGCCTAACAACAGCTAAAGATATTTTAAATGCCGCAGTGCAATCAATTTTTCATGAACGGGAATTGAAAATTAATTGCGAATATGACTTCGATAAACCAGGTAATACAGTATATGGTTTAGAGCTTATAAGTGAAAATGGAAGAATTATCAAAGAGCCTGTATTTTCAAAAGATGATTTGATGCAAAAAATACAACAAATTACTAAAATTAATTATTTACTGGATCAGATAGAAAAGCACGAAGCAGCAATAGGTAATTGTATTAAAGATATTAAAAATGTTATAGGCGATAACCGTAAAAAATCACCGCAGGCGCTGGTGAGCGGCATAAGGGAAATTGCCGAGAAATATGCTAAAGAGCAGCAAGTAACTCCACAAGAGATGGAAGAGATTTATAACAAGGCCGCACAAATTTCAAAGAATGCTATAAAGATGGATGCGAGCGTAAATAATATTGTAATAAGATTAATGGATAATATTAAGGATCTGGTTTGCTCTATTTTCGGTAAGAGTGCCGAGCAAAAAGTTGATAAAGTGTTCGCCGAATTGAAACAGGAACTGAAGGGTAAGCAGCCGGAAGAGCAATCCAAGGGTAGCGGGCGAGGTTAATTGTAGGAAAGAATAATTTTAAATTAAGGGGGCCTTTAGTTTCATCCGTTACCTATGTCTGGGTTTGCGGTAACTGAGGTTATACTGCAAATACCCATATACAAAATAATATTATTTTCCTTCGTAGTGAGGCCGGTTGAAATCTAACATTTTATATAGTGAATTAAGTTGAACATCTAACGCGTTTATTCAAATATAATAAGTTAAGTTTAATATGACTATATAGTCTACAACTGAAAAATCAGATAATAAGAATAGTAAGAAGCAAGCGCCTAGCCGCCACTTATGGCGCATGCGCTTTATCAATGACTATGTCATTTATACGTAAATTTAGTTTTTTATAGTTCAACTATTGCTCCCTATATGTAGGTTATTCAACTTAATTTACTATATCTTTTTATATGGATAGCTAATTACTTGCTTAGCTTACTCAATAACTAAGCATAAATTAAATTTTTGCAATACCGGCAATCTTTTCTTTGTTTAAACTTAAATCATGCAAATTATAACTATCTAATTCTTTAAGAAAATTACTAATGGCTTTATTAAATATATGTTTTAACCCGCAAGTAGGAGAAATAATACAGGAATTGGTAGGTAAAAAACATTCCACTAATGCAAAGTCAGGCTCAGTTGCCCTTACAACAGCGCCTAGGTTAATTTCTTTAGGCTTAAAAGCCAGGCGTAAACCCCCTCCCTTACCTCTTATTGCTTCAACAAATCCGGCTTTTACTAATGTATTTACTACTTTAACTAAATGATTTTTAGATATGTTATATATTTTTGCTATCTGATCTATTGTACTTAAGCTTTCATTATTTGCAGTTAAATGCATTAATATTCTGAAAGCATAATCAGTGTGAAGAGTTAATCGCATAACAAATTTTTAAAAACTATTGTTTAATAAACTAAATATGTTAGATTATTTTATAAGAAGTATTTTAGAGGCAACTTTAAAATTTGTAAAGTAATTATGACAGATAAACCGGAACTGGCTTCTAATTTTTGTAATAATGTTGGATTATCGTTAGGTATTACGGAGCCTATAATTGAGAATTTGGTGCATAGCTTTTATATTAAAGTAAGAGAAGATGAGCTTATTGCGCCTATTTTTGATAATGTTATTGAAGGTAGTTGGGATGAGCATTTGTCTCGTATGTGTGACTTTTGGTCGTCTATTGTGCTCTCTACAGGCCGGTATAAAGGTCAACCTCTTTTAAAGCACATAAATATCCCTAATTTACATAAAGAGCATTTCTTGCGTTGGTTATCCATATTTGAAGAAAATGCATATAATACCTGCTCAAAAGAAATCGCTGATTTTTTTATAGACCGTGCACGAAAAATTGCTCAGAGCCTGATGCTGGGTATAAAATTTTATAATAAGGAATTAAAAATAAGGAATTAAATCTATAAGAGCTATATTATGAAAATCGATAAACCGAATTTAACACTTCATCATAAACCGAATGACTTATCTGATAGATTCGCTATGATTATGTGTAAGTTTTTACGTTGGATAGCCGACACTTTTTTCCAAAAAAGATACGGCCATAGAGCTGTAGTACTGGAAACCGTAGCTGCTGTACCAGGAATGGTAGGAGGTTTGTTAATTCATTTAAAATGCTTACGCAAACAGTGTCCTGATAACGGATGGATAAAAATGCTGCTTGATGAGGCTGAGAATGAACGCATACATCTAATGGCCTTTCTGGAAATTGCAAAACCAAATTGGTTGGAGCGTATGGTAATACTGCTCGTGCAAGGTATTTTCTTTAATGCATTCTTCTTA contains:
- a CDS encoding heme exporter protein CcmB, translating into MSRIAHQMRPSDFKVFKLIFKRQWLLSVRNFNELIYPLFYFLIAVITFKIAIGAAKATLEVNIGMIFVINIFVLILTHEALISKDYKLGFLEQFYLIGAEFALIILAKYLAQLALYVLISACLIPLVLFLTGVAVEYWHIALLSQVLLSAVVLLFLLLSSAMLLGSKANALLSVIVLVFTFPGLIFATLGINNHGYLWLLGALVLFFMPIIIVVSKYLVLIALEDKG
- a CDS encoding RrF2 family transcriptional regulator gives rise to the protein MRLTLHTDYAFRILMHLTANNESLSTIDQIAKIYNISKNHLVKVVNTLVKAGFVEAIRGKGGGLRLAFKPKEINLGAVVRATEPDFALVECFLPTNSCIISPTCGLKHIFNKAISNFLKELDSYNLHDLSLNKEKIAGIAKI
- a CDS encoding group III truncated hemoglobin, encoding MTDKPELASNFCNNVGLSLGITEPIIENLVHSFYIKVREDELIAPIFDNVIEGSWDEHLSRMCDFWSSIVLSTGRYKGQPLLKHINIPNLHKEHFLRWLSIFEENAYNTCSKEIADFFIDRARKIAQSLMLGIKFYNKELKIRN
- a CDS encoding alternative oxidase, giving the protein MKIDKPNLTLHHKPNDLSDRFAMIMCKFLRWIADTFFQKRYGHRAVVLETVAAVPGMVGGLLIHLKCLRKQCPDNGWIKMLLDEAENERIHLMAFLEIAKPNWLERMVILLVQGIFFNAFFLLYLISPKTAHRLIGYFEEEAIISYTSYLEEIDNGRIKNTPATNTAIEYWKLPSNATLRDVVVAVRNDEAEHRDVNHEFANLLTK